GGGAGCGGGCCGAGCTGCCCGGGGTCTCCGATGGGCGGGCGCCGCAGCTGCCGGCCGGGGCGATCGTCGCCGACGCCGCGATGGACCTGTTCGGGGTGACCCAGCTGGAGGTGTGCCCCTGGGCGCTGCGCGAGGGAGTGATCCTGCGGCGGCTGGACGCGATGCCCGAACGGTGAGGTTTACCTGGGTGTTCACAGGTAAGAGCGGGTAGTTATGAACAGCCCTCAGGCTCACGTGGAAGGTGCCGCTCGCAGAGCGGCCAACAGTCAGACGCTCGACAGGCTGGCGCGGGTCGGCTTGGCCTGCCGGGGTGTCCTCTACGGTTTGATCGGGTTCCTCGCCCTGCAGATCGCCTTCGGCGGGGGAAGCGGCGGCAAGGAGGCCGACAAGACCGGCGCGATCGAGACGGTGGCCGAGCAGCCGTTCGGCACGTTCCTGCTCTGGCTCATGGTCGTCGGGTTCGCCGCGCTGGTCGTCTGGCAGCTGTCGGAGGCCGTCATCGGCCGGGGACGGACCAAGGACCGGGTGGAGTCGGGTGCGCGGGTGGCGGTCTACGCGCTGATCGTGGCCACGCTGCTCGGCGTGCTGCTGCGCGGCGACTCCGGCGCCTCGATGGATGCCCAGTCGAAGGACATCACGGCCACGCTGATGGACCTGCCCGCCGGGCAGTTCATCGTGGGCCTGGTGGGCCTGGGCCTGATCGGCCTGGGAGCCTACTGGATCCGCCAGGGCTGGAAGAAGGAGTTCCTCAAGGACCTGCGCACCGGGGAGATGCCCGCGAAGGCGCGGCAGCTCGCCGAGAAGCTCGGCATGGCCGGTTACATCGCCCGAGGCGTGATCGCCGCGGTCGCCGGTGTCTTCGTCATCCAGGCCGCGGTCACCTACGACCCCGACAAGGCCAAGGGCATCGACTCGACGCTGCGCTCGCTGGCCGAGACCCCGGCCGGTCCGTGGCTGCTCGGTGTCGTCGCGATCGGTCTGCTGCTGTTCGCGGTCTACTGTTTCTTCGAGGCTCGCTGGCACCGCGTGTGACGGATGGAACCGCACGGTACGGCAGGTGCGGACACGCAGGTGAAGGGTCCTCTGGCAAGCCTTACCTGTCTATCCGGTAAGTGATCGCATTCCTACTTTTCCGCGACATCTTCTCCGCCGAGCTCCGCGTCTTCCCATCAGTGAAACGGTATCGGAGGGGGCGGTATGGACTCGTCGGAGTACGACGGCAGTGAATGGGTTCTCCGCCTGGCGGGTTCCCCGGACCAGGTGGTCAGAGCCCGCCGCCTGGTCTCGATGACCCTGGGGCGAGACCACCCCCTCCACGACGACTGCGTCCTGCTGACCAGTGAGATCGCCACCAACGCGGTGGTCCACTCCAGGTCGGGGGACGGCGGGGCGTTCACTGTCACGGTGGCCTACTCGGCGACGGGTGTGCGCGTCTCCGTTCAGGACGAGGGTTCCTCCGAGGCCCCCTGTGTGTGCCGCGCCTCGGCCGACGCGACAGGGGGCCGGGGTCTGCCCCTGCTGGAGGCGCTGTCCCATCGCTGGGGCATGGTCAGGGAGGCGGGCTCCAACAAGGTCTGGTTCGAGCTGGTGCTGGAGATGGCGGGGATGCGCGCGGGCAGCCTGGCCGGTGCCCGCTGAGTCCCGGCCCCGCCCGGGGCGGCGGGAGTCCGCCACCGGCGCGGATACCGCGACTGATACCGGCGCCGGCCGGGAAAGCCGGCGGGCCCGATGCGGGGACGACCGCACCGGGCCATGGAGGAGGGGCCGTCAGTCCCGCGGGTTCCAGCTCCGGGTGTCCACGTCGAGGCCGAGCCGGTCGGCGACGTCTCCCCACCCGACGAACTTGAAGTTGGTGTTCTCCCTGGTCTCGCCGTTCTCGTCGAGTGCCTTCGGGGTGTTCTCACCGTCGTGCGTCACGAGCAGGCCCCGGTCGAAGCGGCCCAGCGGGACGTTGACCACCATCGAGCCGTCGCTGTGCTCGACGCCGTCCAGCCCGTTGCCGGCGCCGACCTTGAACCGGCCGACGTAACCGTTGCGCCTGCGGTCGTAGACGACGAAGGTGTTGTCCCCCTGGCCGGAGGCGAGCAGGTAGCCGTCGCCGCCGTCACCGTGGTAGATCGTCAGGCCCTCGGCGTCGGCCGCCAGGTGCCTGCCGCCGTAGCCGGGGTCCGCGCCCGGCGCGCACTCCTCTGTCTCGGGGTCGTAGACGCCCGGCCTGCCGTACTCGCGGACCCTGTCGACCAGCGCCGGGGCGCCGGTGAGGTCGGCCCGCATCCGCCAGATGCCCACGTCCTCCTGGGCGGCGTAGAGAACGTCCCGCTCGCCGTCGACGACCATGCCCTCGACCTGCGGCAGCTCGCCGGGCTCCAGGCACGGCGTCCAGGTCGTGCCGTTCGGCAGCCGGAACGAGGAGGGCAGGTCCAGGGTGCGGACGACCCGGTAGCCGACCTTCCCGTGCGCGGTGGCGGTCAGCTTCAGCAGCGCGACGCGCGTCCGGTGCCGCTGGCTGACCAGGAGGTAGGTGCCGCTTTCGTCCTGCCAGGTGGCCAGGCCGTACGCGGTCCGCGCCTCGTTGACCTGCTCCTGGCCGGTGTTGAACACATGCGGCACGGCGGGGTCGGTCAGGTCGGTGAGCGGTGCCCGGTCGCGTCCCGCCCGGTCCCTGTCGACGGCGTAGAAGCGGATCTGGTCGCGGCCCCGGTCGGAGACCACGGCCAGGTCGGCCCTGGCGCCGCCGGACAGGCGCAGGCCGTACACCAGGTCGACGTTGTTGAACCGGCCGGGCTCGTCGTCCTCGCCGGGGGCGGCGGGGGCGGGGACGTGCTGGAGCTGCCTGCCGCTCAGGTCGTAGGCGTACAGGCCGCCCTCCTTGGCGGTCGTCATCACCACGCTCCTCGCCGAGCGGGTGGGGTGCACCCAGATCGCGGGGTCGTCGCCGTTGGCGTTGCCGCCGGCGCCGTCGTCGAACAGCGCGGGGGTCTCGACCCGGGGCTTGACCGTGGGGATCCCGTCGGCCTGCGCGGCGGGCACGATCGCCGGTCCGGCCAGGCAGAGCACCAGCGTCGCCAGGCAGAAGCGAGTTCGTGAACGCATGGCGCCTCCTTGCGTGTGAGGTATGTGAAGAAATGTCCTTTTGATCGTTGTGGAATCGGCGCAACGGGGAGTTGACGGGAGGAGAACGCGACGGCCGCATGTCGTGAAGGGTTCGCGCACGGGCTCGCGTCACCCGATCGGCGGCGGTGCCGCCGGGTCCATATCTGTCGGCGCCGGCTGCTAGAACTTGACCTCCTGCCCGTACCGAGGAGTCCCCCGTGATCCATCAGCATCTCACCGAGTTCCACGGCCTTCCCGTCCGCTTCCTCGACGCCGACGACACGCCCGCGTCGCAGGCCGCGTGGCGCCTCAGCGGTGATCCCTCCGGCGGTGAGGCGCCCATCGGCGACGCCATCCGGGAGCTGCTCGACGAGGCCGACTGCGCCGCCGTGCGGGCGCTGGTCGTGGGCACGTGGGGATGGGCGCACGACAACGACCGGGCCGACGAGCCGATCCGGTTGCTCGTCGAGGCCGCGCCCCGCCTTCCCGCGCTGGAGGCGATCTTCCTCGGCGACTACGTCAGCGAGGAGTCCGAGATCTCCTGGATCGGGCAGTCCGACGTGACCCCGCTCCTGACCGCGTATCCCCGGCTGAGACGACTCGACGTGCGCGGCGGCGACGGCCTCGAACTCCGGCCCGTCGTGCACGCCGCGCTGAAGACCCTCCGTTTCGAGTCGGGCGGGTTGCCCGCCGGGGTGGTCAGGGCGGTCGGCGCGTCCACGTTGCCCGCGCTGCGGCACCTGGAGATGTGGCTGGGTACGGAGGGTTACTCGGGCGACTCCGGCCCGGACGACTGGGCGGCGATCCTCGCGGGCGGCGGCCTGCCCGCGCTGAGGCATCTCGGCCTGCAGAACAGCGCGCGACAGGACGAGGTGGCCGCCGCCGTCGCCACCGCGCCGATCGTGGCGCGGCTGGAGTCGCTCGACCTGTCCATGGGCGTCCTGTCCGACGAGGGGGCCGAGGCGTTGCTGTCCGGGCAGCCGCTCACCCACCTCAATCGGCTCAACCTGCGGCATCACTCCCTGAGCGGCGAGATGGCCGAGAAGGTCGTGGCCGCCCTGAGTGGTGTCGAGGTCGACGTGTCCGAGCAGCGGGGGATCGACGGCGACTGGCGCTTCATCGAGGTGTCCGAGTGACCGTGCTCGGCACCGCGCCGGAAAGACCCGCGTCCACCGACGATCGCCGCACGCGGGCGGCGCCCTTCGTGGTCGTCGGCACGCCCGGCGACCGGCGGGTGACCCTGTTCGGGGACGCCCTGCGCGCGCACGGCCTGCCCGAGCCCCTCGTCGTCCCCTGGCGTGACGTGCTCGCCGGGGCCGGGTTCGGCATCCCGGAGCGGGCACGCGTCCGCGTCGACTCCCCCGGCGAGGACCCCGTGGCCGACGGGTTGCTGCGTGGCCCCGGCGCGCCCACCCGGGTCGGCGGCGGAGCGTCCTGGCACGCCACGTTCGTGCGTGGCCTTGAGCGGGTACGTCGGGCGGTGGCCCGGACACCGGGTGCCCGGCTGCTCGGCGACGTCGACGAGATCGCGGTGATGTTCGACAAGCGGCGCTCGCACGCCCGGCTGCTGGCCGCCGGCGTGCCCGTGCCGCCCGCCCTGCCCGAACCGGTCACCGGCTACTCCCACCTGCGCGACCTCATGGCCCGATCGGGCTGGGGCCGGGTGTTCGTCAAACCGGCGCACAGCTCGTCCGCCTCGGGAATCGTGGCGCTCCAGGTCCGGGCCGCGCGGATCCACGCGATCAGTTCCGTCGAGCTCGTCCGCCCCCGGCCGGAGGCCGCCGGGCGGATCGGCCCGGAGCTGCACAACTCGCTGCGCGTGCGCGCCTACACCGACGAGGCCGACGTGGCCATGATCATCGACACGCTCGCGCCCGACGGGCTGCACGTGGAGCGCTGGTTCCCCAAGGCGTCGGTGGACGGGCGCGTGTTCGACCTCCGCGTCGTCGTGGTCGGCGGACGGCCCACGCACGCCGTCGTCCGTGCCAGCCGTGGCCCGATGACGAACCTGCACCTGGGCGGCACCCGCGGTGATCTCGATCAGGTCCGGGCCCGGCTCGGGGCGGCCGGGTGGGAGCGGGCCATGCGGACATGCGCGCGGGCGGCCGCCTGCTTCCCCGGCTCCGTCATGGTCGGGGTCGACCTCATGGTGGGCATCGGCTGGCGTCGCTTCGCCGTGGCGGAGGTGAACGCGTTCGGCGACCTGCTGCCCAGGCTCACCGGTCTGCCCGAGGGCGGGGCCGCCGGCCTCGACTGCCACGCCGCGCAGGTGGCCCACATCCTCGCGCTCCGGAGCGCGGCATGAGAGACATGGGCGCGATCATCGGCACGCACGACGTGCTGCTGCTCACCCTCGACACCCTGCGCTACGACGTTGCGGCCGAGCTGCTGGCGCAGGGGCGGCTCCCCACGCTCGCGGGCGTGCTGCCGGGTGGCGGGTGGGAGCGGCGGCACTCGCCGGGCAGCTTCACCTACGCCGCGCACGCGGCGATCCTGGCCGGTTTCCTGCCCACCCCGATTGCTCCGGGCCCGCATCCCCGGCTGTTCGCCGCCGCCTTCCCCGGCAGCGAGACCACCGCCGAGGGCACCTGGGTCTTCGACGCCGCCGACCTGCCGGGCGGGCTGGCCAAGGCGGGCTATCACACGGTGTGCGTCGGCGGTGTCGGGTTCTTCAACAAGCTGACACCGCTGGGTGCGGCACTGCCCTCGCTGTTCGCCGAGTCGCACTGGCGGCCGGCGTTCGGGGTCACCTCGCCGACCTCGTTCGAGGAACAGATCAGGTGTGCCGAGCGGTCGGTCGGCGACCGTGCGGAGCCGGTGTTCCTGCTCGTCAACGTGTCGGCACTGCATCAGCCGAACCACTTCTACCTGCCCGGGGCGGCCGGAGACACCCGCGCGACGCACGCCGCCGCCCTCGAGTACGTCGACCGGCACGTCGGCCGTCTCTTCGCGCTGATGAGCGCGCGACGGCCATGCCTGGTCATCATCTGCTCCGACCACGGCACCGCGTACGGTGAAGACGGATATGTCGGTCACCGCATCGGTCACGAGGTGGTGTGGACGGTTCCCTACGGCGAGTTCGTCCTCCAGCCGGGAGAGTGGTCGTGAGGCCCTACGAAGGGTACGTCTACGCCTACCCGCACAAGACGGCCTACCGCCCGCTCGACCCGCGGCCCCCGCTACGCGAGGTCTGGGCGCAGGAGCGCACCAACGCGCTCTCCCTCTACCTGCACGTGCCCTTCTGCGAGATGCGGTGCGGCTTCTGCAACCTGTTCACCAGGACCGGCGCCCCCGCGGAGCTGGTGACCTCCTACCTCGACGCGCTCCGGCGCCAGGCGGAGGCCGTCCGGCAGGCGCTGCCGGACGACGCGCGTTTCGTCACCACGGCGATCGGCGGCGGCACCCCCACCTATCTGGAGGCGGCCGAGCTGGCCAGGCTGCTCGACCTGGCCGAGCAGACCATGGGGGCCGACTTCTCCGCCACTCCGCTCGGGATCGAGACCTCTCCGGCCACCGCCACGCCTGATCGTCTGGCCGTGCTCGCCGAACGCGGCACCACCCGGATCTCGATCGGGGTGCAGAGCTTCATCGACACCGAGGCCAGAGCCGCCCTGCGACCGCAGCGCCGCACCGAGGTCGAGACCGCGCTGACCGCCATCCGCGAGGTCGCGTTCCGCACGCTCAACATCGATCTGATCTACGGCATCGACGGCCAGACGCCGGACACCTGGCGCCACTCCCTCGACGCCACCCTCGCCTGGCACCCGGAGGAGATCTATCTCTACCCGCTGTACGTCCGGCCTCTCACCGGGCTGGGCGTCCTCGGCCGTGCCTGGGACGACCAGCGGCTCGGCCTCTACCGCCAGGGCCGCGACCACCTCCTGGCCGCCGGGTACGAGCAGGTGTCCATGCGGATGTTCCGGCTGCCCGGCACGGACTCTGGCAGCGAGTACTGCTGCCAGAGCGACGGCATGGTCGGTCTCGGCTGCGGCGCCCGTTCCTACACGTCGCGGCTGCACTACTCCTTCGAGTACGCCGTGGGTGTGCGGCACGTGCGCGCGATCATCGACGACTTCGTCCGGCTGCCGCGCACCGCGTTCGGCGTCGCCAACGTCGGCTTCGCGCTCGACGACCTCGAACAGCGCCGGCGCCACCTCATCCAGTCCCTGCTGCAGGCCGAGGGGCTCGACCGAGCCGCCTACCGGACGCGTTTCGGCGGCGACGTCCTCGACGACTTCGCCCTCGACGCGTTCGCGGAGCGCGGCTGGGTGACGGACGACTCCACCCGCGTACGGCTGACGCCCGAAGGACTGGCCCGTTCCGACGCCATCGGGCCGGCCCTGTTCTCCAGCCGGGCCCGCGACCTCATGGACTCCTATGATCTCCGCTGACCCTCCGGACGGGCCGGTGACCGGCTCCGGGCGGGCGCCGCTGTCGATCTGGGACATCACACCGCGGCACGTGGACGCGTCCCCGGCGGGCGACGTCCCGAAGCCCGAGGAGCTGACCATCCTCTACCGGGGCCCGCTGGCCAGCTGCGACTACGACTGCGCGTACTGCCCCTTCGCGAAGCGGCGCGACAGCCCGGACCGGCTGCGCGCCGACCGGGAGGCGCTGGCCCGCTTCACCGCCTGGGTCGCGGCGCGCGACTTCCCCGTCTCGGTGCTGTTCACGCCGTGGGGCGAGGGGCTCGTCAGATCGTGGTATCGCACCGCGATGGTGGAGCTGAGCCACCTGGCCCACATCCGCAGGGTGGCCATCCAGACCAACCTGAGCACCCGGCTGAGGTGGCTCGCCGAAGCCGACCTGGACACGCTCGCCCTCTGGGCCACCTACCATCCGGGCCAGGTGACGCACGACCGGTTCCTGGCCCGATGCCGGGAGCTGCTCGCCTACGGGGTGCGCTTCAGCGTCGGCGTGGTCGGCGTCCCCGACCACGCCGAGCCGGCCAGGCGACTGCGGGCGGAGCTCCCCGACGACGTGTATCTGTGGATCAACGCCGCCGAAGGGCGTGCCTACACCGAGCGGGAGGCGGCCGCCTGGACCGGGATCGACCCGTTGTTCGACTACAGCAGGAGGCCGCACCGCAGCCTCGGACTGCCCTGCCGTACCGGCCGGAGCGTGGTGTCGGTCGACGGCGAGGGCACGGTGCGGCGGTGTCACTTCGTCGAGCGGCCGATCGGCAACCTCTACGACGGGTCGGCTCTGCGCGCGCTCGCCCCACGCCCGTGCCCGCTTCCCGTGTGCGACTGCCACATCGGATACGTGCATCTCGAACCGCTCGATCTCCACCGCGTCTTCGCGGGCGGCCTGCTCGAACGCATCCCGGCCGGCTGGCCGCGCTGATCAGGTCTGTTTCCGCGGTTCGTACTGCTCGGCGGACAGGCCGAAGGTCCACGCGACCCCCTGACGGGCGGTGGTGACGTAGGGCGGCACCCGGAGGAAGTAGGTGCGGCTGGTGCCGTCGGGCTCCGGTGTCGAGTTGACCACCTCGACCATGACGAGGGACTCGTCGTCGGGGAACCTGGCCTGCCAGAGCACTCCGGTGTCGTCCCGTTGGACGACCTCGGCGCCGGATTCCTTCAGGTAGCGGTCGAACCCGTAGTGTTCGAGCATCACCCTGCGCAGCTCGGCGTTGGGCTCCTGCCCGATGCGCGGCGCCGACAGGTCGGCCATCACGGCGCCGAACTCCGCGGGGACGGGCATGCCGTGCCAGGCGTGCAGGGCGAAGCCGTCGGGGAAGGCCAGCGCCGGCCCCACCGCGCGATGCAGGCGGCCCAGGTCGTCGCGGTGCAGCTCGGCCGGGCGTTCGCAGATCAGGACGACGTGTTCGAACGGCCACCACCAGCCGGCCTCCCTCGACACGCGCATCACGCCGCCGAGCGGGGTGAGATCGACCTCGGTGCTCTCCCCGAGGGCGTCGAAGAACGCGAGCCAGGGGGCGTCGTGCTGGCCGAGGACCGCGTCAAGGGCCGCGCGGCGCAGCAGCGCCTCGACCCCGTCACTCCCGCCGGGCCCGTCACTCTCGCCGGCACGGCCGGCGGCGG
This region of Streptosporangium sp. NBC_01495 genomic DNA includes:
- a CDS encoding DUF1206 domain-containing protein translates to MNSPQAHVEGAARRAANSQTLDRLARVGLACRGVLYGLIGFLALQIAFGGGSGGKEADKTGAIETVAEQPFGTFLLWLMVVGFAALVVWQLSEAVIGRGRTKDRVESGARVAVYALIVATLLGVLLRGDSGASMDAQSKDITATLMDLPAGQFIVGLVGLGLIGLGAYWIRQGWKKEFLKDLRTGEMPAKARQLAEKLGMAGYIARGVIAAVAGVFVIQAAVTYDPDKAKGIDSTLRSLAETPAGPWLLGVVAIGLLLFAVYCFFEARWHRV
- a CDS encoding ATP-binding protein; the encoded protein is MDSSEYDGSEWVLRLAGSPDQVVRARRLVSMTLGRDHPLHDDCVLLTSEIATNAVVHSRSGDGGAFTVTVAYSATGVRVSVQDEGSSEAPCVCRASADATGGRGLPLLEALSHRWGMVREAGSNKVWFELVLEMAGMRAGSLAGAR
- a CDS encoding phytase; its protein translation is MRSRTRFCLATLVLCLAGPAIVPAAQADGIPTVKPRVETPALFDDGAGGNANGDDPAIWVHPTRSARSVVMTTAKEGGLYAYDLSGRQLQHVPAPAAPGEDDEPGRFNNVDLVYGLRLSGGARADLAVVSDRGRDQIRFYAVDRDRAGRDRAPLTDLTDPAVPHVFNTGQEQVNEARTAYGLATWQDESGTYLLVSQRHRTRVALLKLTATAHGKVGYRVVRTLDLPSSFRLPNGTTWTPCLEPGELPQVEGMVVDGERDVLYAAQEDVGIWRMRADLTGAPALVDRVREYGRPGVYDPETEECAPGADPGYGGRHLAADAEGLTIYHGDGGDGYLLASGQGDNTFVVYDRRRNGYVGRFKVGAGNGLDGVEHSDGSMVVNVPLGRFDRGLLVTHDGENTPKALDENGETRENTNFKFVGWGDVADRLGLDVDTRSWNPRD
- a CDS encoding STM4015 family protein, with the protein product MIHQHLTEFHGLPVRFLDADDTPASQAAWRLSGDPSGGEAPIGDAIRELLDEADCAAVRALVVGTWGWAHDNDRADEPIRLLVEAAPRLPALEAIFLGDYVSEESEISWIGQSDVTPLLTAYPRLRRLDVRGGDGLELRPVVHAALKTLRFESGGLPAGVVRAVGASTLPALRHLEMWLGTEGYSGDSGPDDWAAILAGGGLPALRHLGLQNSARQDEVAAAVATAPIVARLESLDLSMGVLSDEGAEALLSGQPLTHLNRLNLRHHSLSGEMAEKVVAALSGVEVDVSEQRGIDGDWRFIEVSE
- a CDS encoding STM4014 family protein, translating into MTVLGTAPERPASTDDRRTRAAPFVVVGTPGDRRVTLFGDALRAHGLPEPLVVPWRDVLAGAGFGIPERARVRVDSPGEDPVADGLLRGPGAPTRVGGGASWHATFVRGLERVRRAVARTPGARLLGDVDEIAVMFDKRRSHARLLAAGVPVPPALPEPVTGYSHLRDLMARSGWGRVFVKPAHSSSASGIVALQVRAARIHAISSVELVRPRPEAAGRIGPELHNSLRVRAYTDEADVAMIIDTLAPDGLHVERWFPKASVDGRVFDLRVVVVGGRPTHAVVRASRGPMTNLHLGGTRGDLDQVRARLGAAGWERAMRTCARAAACFPGSVMVGVDLMVGIGWRRFAVAEVNAFGDLLPRLTGLPEGGAAGLDCHAAQVAHILALRSAA
- a CDS encoding STM4013/SEN3800 family hydrolase: MRDMGAIIGTHDVLLLTLDTLRYDVAAELLAQGRLPTLAGVLPGGGWERRHSPGSFTYAAHAAILAGFLPTPIAPGPHPRLFAAAFPGSETTAEGTWVFDAADLPGGLAKAGYHTVCVGGVGFFNKLTPLGAALPSLFAESHWRPAFGVTSPTSFEEQIRCAERSVGDRAEPVFLLVNVSALHQPNHFYLPGAAGDTRATHAAALEYVDRHVGRLFALMSARRPCLVIICSDHGTAYGEDGYVGHRIGHEVVWTVPYGEFVLQPGEWS
- a CDS encoding STM4012 family radical SAM protein codes for the protein MRPYEGYVYAYPHKTAYRPLDPRPPLREVWAQERTNALSLYLHVPFCEMRCGFCNLFTRTGAPAELVTSYLDALRRQAEAVRQALPDDARFVTTAIGGGTPTYLEAAELARLLDLAEQTMGADFSATPLGIETSPATATPDRLAVLAERGTTRISIGVQSFIDTEARAALRPQRRTEVETALTAIREVAFRTLNIDLIYGIDGQTPDTWRHSLDATLAWHPEEIYLYPLYVRPLTGLGVLGRAWDDQRLGLYRQGRDHLLAAGYEQVSMRMFRLPGTDSGSEYCCQSDGMVGLGCGARSYTSRLHYSFEYAVGVRHVRAIIDDFVRLPRTAFGVANVGFALDDLEQRRRHLIQSLLQAEGLDRAAYRTRFGGDVLDDFALDAFAERGWVTDDSTRVRLTPEGLARSDAIGPALFSSRARDLMDSYDLR
- a CDS encoding STM4011 family radical SAM protein, encoding MISADPPDGPVTGSGRAPLSIWDITPRHVDASPAGDVPKPEELTILYRGPLASCDYDCAYCPFAKRRDSPDRLRADREALARFTAWVAARDFPVSVLFTPWGEGLVRSWYRTAMVELSHLAHIRRVAIQTNLSTRLRWLAEADLDTLALWATYHPGQVTHDRFLARCRELLAYGVRFSVGVVGVPDHAEPARRLRAELPDDVYLWINAAEGRAYTEREAAAWTGIDPLFDYSRRPHRSLGLPCRTGRSVVSVDGEGTVRRCHFVERPIGNLYDGSALRALAPRPCPLPVCDCHIGYVHLEPLDLHRVFAGGLLERIPAGWPR
- a CDS encoding DUF6745 domain-containing protein, encoding MRTPALSPELAASLADAVTRWDPVAHATGPADRPAAEEGVRAAYRGAGLPEPERIVWFASPAQGAVAAAVLTGSAEDREAAREAGGLPPALLGLDPGSPVRDLVRTRPWEHVRAQALSLLPPAGWAAAWEFVGDGLWPRVNRLAREIRHGIGRSAAAPEVTGPPAAGRAGESDGPGGSDGVEALLRRAALDAVLGQHDAPWLAFFDALGESTEVDLTPLGGVMRVSREAGWWWPFEHVVLICERPAELHRDDLGRLHRAVGPALAFPDGFALHAWHGMPVPAEFGAVMADLSAPRIGQEPNAELRRVMLEHYGFDRYLKESGAEVVQRDDTGVLWQARFPDDESLVMVEVVNSTPEPDGTSRTYFLRVPPYVTTARQGVAWTFGLSAEQYEPRKQT